DNA sequence from the Methanolobus sp. ZRKC5 genome:
AGGAAATAAGGGCAATAGCAGTTGTTCTGGTTCCATAGTCTTTTTTGATTTCTTCCTTCAAAAGTTCGTAGATTGCCAAAACTATACAAAATATTGCTCCTGTGATCCAGGCAAGGGTCCTTATGGATGGATAAAATCCTCCGTAAGAAAGCAATGTCATTTGCTTGAAGATGTTTACAAAAAAAGTTCCATACACAAGATCAAAGTTTGCATAAAATACTGAGAATTTGATTCCCCACCCGGTTGAGTAAAAATAGACTTCCCATGGTATGGTCAGGCATATAAGTGGCATTATTTTTCTTAACAGATTTGTGTCGGTGTGTGTAATTTTCATCTCTTGCATACACATAATTTAAATATTATCATTTATATATTTTCTCTTGCAAGGAAACACCTATATATTACTTTTATGTTCTATATATTCGGTTATGATTTAAACATAAATGAGGGATTTCAATAGAAACCAGAAAAGTTCAGCAGACAGGTGGTTCAACTTACATAATATCACTTCCAAAAACCTGGGCAGATAAAGTTGGAATCAAAACAGGCAGCAGAGTGACTTTGCAACCTCAGCCGGATGGTAAATTAGTCCTTGACCCGATACATGACACTCATCCTGTAAGGAAGATTCAGATAGATGTCACAGGAAGAATGGGTGATGCACTTATAAGGGACATGATAGCTGCTTACCTTGCAGGTTCTGATATTATAGAAGTAAAGGCTGAAAGGATACTTGCCGAACAAAAGAATGTCATCCGTAGCATGTGTTACAAGCTGATAGGCCCTGAAATTATAGAAGAAACTGCAAAAAAGGTAGTTATTCAGGATCTTCTGAATCCCGATGAGATTTCCATAAAAAAGAGTGTTAGGCGGATGTATCTAATCTCGAATTCTATGCATATGGATGCAATAAAGGCCATCAAGACCCTTGATGCGGACCTTGCTTTGGATGTTGATCAGAGGGATGATGATGTGGATCGTTTGTTTCTGCTAATTGCAAAACAGTTTCGTTCTATATTGCGTGGGGCAAGGTTGCCTGATGCAGCTGAAACATCTATAGACGAGTACCATGATCTTAGAATGGCAGCCGGTCCAATTGAGCGTATAGCGGACCACGCACGCAAGATTGCAAAGATCACAACGACCCTTGATGCTCCAATTCCCGATGATATCATGGAAATGATAGAGGTAACTTCTGAGATGTCAAGAAAGATAGTCGAGGATGCAATAGATGCTCTATATAATTTCGATGTCGAGCTCGCTAATCAGGTAATTGGTAGAGTTAGTAAGATGTCTCCAATGATCCATAAACTCAATGAAGCTATTTTGAAAATAAATTCCTATGGATCAGTTGTTGCTCTTGGTACAGTGGTTGATAGTATTGATCGAACAGGTGACTACGGTTCCAACATTGCAGAGATTGCAATAAATTGTGCAATGTCAAGGATTGTATGAGTTTTTATAAGCGATTTACATGTTTGGATAATAAAAAATATATGTTAATGAGTGTTTATACTACTAAAATTATCCAATATTTAATATAATGATACTTTACGGAGGGAATGAATGGGCGTAATCAGGAAATTCAAAAAGAATTTTTCAGACATTTTCAAGAGAATGTTTAAAAAACAAAATGCTCGAATAGGAATATACGGACCGCCAAATGCAGGGAAAACCACTCTTGCTAATCGGATAGTAAGGGACTGGACGGGTGATGCCATGGGCTCTGTTTCACATATTGCTCACGAAACAAGGCGTGCAAGGCGTAGAGAAGGTGTGACCATCAAGACAAATGGAAGTTCCATATCCCTTGATATTATCGACACTCCCGGACTTGCTACAAAGATCGATTTCCATGAATTCATGGAACAGGGAATGGATGAAGCCGAATCAAAAAGACGTGCAAAAGAAGCAACAGAAGGTGTTATTGAAGCTGTGAAGTGGCTTGAGAACCTTGATGGTGTCATTCTTGTCATGGATGCCACAGAAGATCCATTTACCCAGGTAAATGTAACTGTTATTGGTAACATGGAGGCAAGAAGCCTTCCACTTCTTATAGTTGCCAACAAGGTTGATCTTGCAGAGGCTTCCCCTTCAACTATAAGGGATGCTTTCCCTCAACATCCGATGGTTTCAATTTCAGCCTTGGAGGGAAAGAATATAGACACATTTTATGAAGAACTTGCAAAGAGGTTCGGGTGATGTCAATGCAGGGCTTCCAGATGGATCTTGTATCAGAACACAGGTTGTCAGAAATGACTCCGGTGGAAAAGGTCAGATTTATTATTGATGAGGTGAGAAATGGAAAGATATTGGTCCTTGAAAAAGGCCTGAGTCCTGAAGAGGAAGCAAGCCTGATAGAGATGACAATGACTCTTATCGAACCTGATGGTTTTTCAGGTATAGAAATGGAAAGCTATCCGTCAGAAGTGGACACTTCATTTTTAGGCAAGATCCTTAAAAAGAACACTCTTAAGTCAAGACTCACTGTTATCGGACCTGCCGATCAGCTGAAGACTCTTAGGAGAGACCGCAACATGATAAGTGCTCTTATTTCCACAAGCAAATAATTTGCGTGAAGCAAATGGATCAAAAAGAAAATCAGGAAAATCTCATATCACCTAATCTCTCCCTGTCTTCTTTCGAGATGGGGAGGGATGATGTGAATGTAGTCTGCACATACGGTAAAATATCCGTATGGTTTGGAAGGCAGGTGCCGGATATTGTAGTCGGACAGATACTTCTGGGTATTTCCAATATTGAACACTCAGCAGTCCATGAACTGGACTTTATCTGTGATTTTGAGGAAATAACGGAATATGAGAGCCATGGATATGTACTTGTATCCTATGCAAAATCAAAGCATGGATACAGAACGACTTTTAATGTTCCTTTTTCCAGCAAAAAAGCTCTTTTCCATCTTGCAGGTTCCATTACCGAAGAACTTAAAGATAAGGACACTATCTTAGACTGCTACTGGACTGGAGATGACTCTGACATCATGCGTTTGTATGGGGAGTTGAGCAACATCGAAGGCTGGAAGCTAAAAAGCATCAATTATAAGGATGATGCAAAAGAAAAACATAGTGGCACTATAATTTTCGATTGACCCCAAGAGGAAATCCGATGAAAGAAATCCATTTATCCGAATGTAAATTTTTAACATCTTCTATTTTATTAATGGCTGAACATCTTGAAAATGTAGCTGAAAAGCTTGACAAGGATTCTGTCCGGCAAATGCTGGGAGACATAATGAGTGCAAGGCGCATCTTTGTAATGGGCGCCGGTCGTTCTGGTCTTGTTGGAAGGGCATTTGCCATGAGGCTTATGCATCTTGGTTTTGCATCACATGTTGTGGGTGAAACTACGACTCCTGCTGTAAGTAAGGAAGATATAGTAATCGCTATTTCCGGTTCAGGACAGACGCGTTCAGTTTCAGATCTTGGAAAGGTTGCTAAAGATATTGGTGCTAAACTTGTTACAATTACTTCCAATAAGGCTTCCAAATTGGGCGAGTTATCTGATACTGTAATTGTTCTTCCAGGAAGGAATAAGGATGATGTGGGTGGCTATGTTGAACGTCACATGCGTGGTGAATACTCATACCTTACACCACTGGGAACTTCCTTTGAAACATCATCAAGTGTGTTCCTCGATGCTATTATCGCAGAGCTCATTTATATCACAGGTGCTTCTGAAGAGGACCTGAAATCCAGGCACACAAATATTGAATGAAGGGATAATTATGCCTGAATCGAAGTTCGCACAGAGGGTTTTGGATATAGACATCTCCGGGATCAGGAAGATGTTTGAAGGTGCAGGCCCAAACTCAATTAATCTTGGTCTTGGGCAGCCTGATTTTGACACTCCGCAGCACATCAAGCAGGCTGCAATAGATGCTATTAACGAAGGGTTCACGGGCTATACGGCAGGCCCGGGGATTCCTGAACTTCGTCAGGCTTTAAGTTCCAAATTCCAAAAAGAGAATAATTTCGCTGCTTCTGCTGATGAGATTATTGTTACTTCAGGTGCTTCAGAGGCACTTGAAATCGCAATTGCCTCATTGGTTGATCCGGGGGATGAAGTACTGGTGGCAAATCCTGGTTTTGTTTCTTACAACTCATTAGTGAGTCTGATGGGTGGTCGTGTAGTGCCCCTTCCTCTTGCAGATGATCTCACAATAAATCCTGAGGATGTCGTGGAGAAAATAACTCCAAAGACAAAGGCAATGATCATTAATTCTCCTGCAAATCCTACTGGTGCTGTTCAAAGTAAAAGTGATATGAAAGCATTTGCCCAGGTAGCAGATGACTATGGAATTACCATCATATCCGATGAGGTTTACGAGCATTTCATTTATGAGGGGGAACATGTCAGTCCTGCGCAGTTCTCTGATAATGTCATCACGGTAAATGCGGTATCCAAGACATTTTCCATGACTGGATGGAGAATTGGTTATGTTGCGGCGAGAAAAGAATATACTGAACAGATGATCAAGGTCCACCAATATGTACAGGCATGCGCGAACTCCATTGCACAGAAAGCTGCACTTGCGGCTATTGAAGGGCCAATGGATTCAGTGTTTGCCATGCGCGATGAGTTCAAAGCCCGCAGGGATATGCTTGTGGATGGCCTGAACTCAATTGGCTTGAACTGTGCTTCTCCAAAAGGCGCATTCTATGCTTTTCCGGAAGTTCCCGAAGGTTCAAAATCCGGAGAAATTGCATCAAAATTGGTATCCAATGGTGTTATTGTTGTTCCGGGGGCTGCATTTGGTGACCGTGGTGAAGGGCATATACGCCTTTCATATGCTTCATCGATGGAGAACCTAAAAAATGCGCTTGATATAATGAAAAAAGTGTTGTGATGATGACCTTACTGGTCATCTGTCATTATTTTCTTCTCTTCTTTAATTCTCTCTTTCTCTTTGATCTCTTTTTTAACCATCTCAATAAGGGTTGAGGTTACTTCACTGACACCTTCATTTGTTGCAGTAGACATTTTCATATCTACATAATCAAGTTCCCTGAATTGTGGCAGATCTGCCTTGTTTGCAACAACAAGTACCGGTAATTTAAATTCACTGCGGACCTCTTCAAGCATACGCTTCTGGTCTTCGATCTCGTATCCGCATGTTTCACTTGCATCAATGATAAAAAGAACCACAGCATCCAGGTTCCTTAGTGCAGTTATTGCCTGCAATTCAATTTCATTGCGATCTGACATTGGTCTGTCAAGAAGGCCGGGCGTGTCCAGTACCTGATACCTGTCATGGCCAACGAAGAAATGTCCGATAGAAACACCTTTGGTGGTAAATGGATATGGTGCTATCTCAGGCGTTGCTCCTGTGACCTTTGTGACATAACTTGATTTTCCTATGTTTGGGTATCCTGCAACCACAATGGTTGGCTCGTCATGTACTGAAGGAAGTTTTCGGAGTTTGTTCCTGGACTCATTCAGGAAAAGCAGGTCCTTATCGATTGAGCCTATAATGGATGAAAGACGCCCAAAACACTGTTTTCTAACAGGCAGGGGATCTCTGGTCTTTCTCATCTTTCCGACGTGATCCCTTGCAACCTCATGTATCTTTGCACTGGCCCAATCAAGCCTGCTAAGGGATTGTCTCATATCATCGACACCTACCATCACATCTGCAAGTTCATAATAGAATGGGGGCAGGTTCTCAAAAGTAGGGAATCTTCTAACTATATTCTTTAGGTTATCTGTAAGTATGTTAGCAGCTGTCAGTACCATAGACTCGTTCGCTTGAAGAGCGGTCTTTCTTCCGGTAATCGTTTTCCCTGACATTGCCCTAGTGGCTCTTCTGAACGATTTGTCCAGCAATTCATCCGCTGTAGGGACTGTATTTATTTTTTCAAAAATCATGTTCCTTCCTGTCGTTGGCTCAAATCACTTTAAGATATAAATTCCTGTTCCTTATAGGTGTATTCTCCTCTTATATCCTTAGGGGGTAATACTATATTTTATATATCTTCTTTGAGTATGTATAAACTAGATTTTAGTTTATGGACCGGTGATTTTATGGAACTGACTCCCATACAAAAAGATATTCTGATTGCATTGATTAATTTACAGAGAGAAAAAGACCGTGCTGTTAAAGGCGAAGAGATTGCAGAGCTTATTAGCCGTAACCCTGGCACTGTCCGAAATCAGATGCAATCTTTGAAAGTTCTTGGTCTTGTTGAAGGGGTTCCCGGTCCCAAAGGGGGCTATAAAGCAACAGGCGATGCTTATGAAGCTTTAAGTATCACTGCAATGGACCACGAGGCTGCAGTGCCAATCTATAGAAACGATATTCTTGTGGATGGCGCAACAGTAGCTGAGATAAGTTTCACTACAGTAAGACACCCGGATCTTTGCCATGGTATGATCAAGGTTCTTGGCAACATCAAGGGATTTGAACAGGGCGACCTTTTTCAGATTGGTCCCAC
Encoded proteins:
- a CDS encoding PhoU domain-containing protein, with the protein product METRKVQQTGGSTYIISLPKTWADKVGIKTGSRVTLQPQPDGKLVLDPIHDTHPVRKIQIDVTGRMGDALIRDMIAAYLAGSDIIEVKAERILAEQKNVIRSMCYKLIGPEIIEETAKKVVIQDLLNPDEISIKKSVRRMYLISNSMHMDAIKAIKTLDADLALDVDQRDDDVDRLFLLIAKQFRSILRGARLPDAAETSIDEYHDLRMAAGPIERIADHARKIAKITTTLDAPIPDDIMEMIEVTSEMSRKIVEDAIDALYNFDVELANQVIGRVSKMSPMIHKLNEAILKINSYGSVVALGTVVDSIDRTGDYGSNIAEIAINCAMSRIV
- a CDS encoding GTP-binding protein, translating into MGVIRKFKKNFSDIFKRMFKKQNARIGIYGPPNAGKTTLANRIVRDWTGDAMGSVSHIAHETRRARRREGVTIKTNGSSISLDIIDTPGLATKIDFHEFMEQGMDEAESKRRAKEATEGVIEAVKWLENLDGVILVMDATEDPFTQVNVTVIGNMEARSLPLLIVANKVDLAEASPSTIRDAFPQHPMVSISALEGKNIDTFYEELAKRFG
- a CDS encoding DUF2073 domain-containing protein, encoding MQGFQMDLVSEHRLSEMTPVEKVRFIIDEVRNGKILVLEKGLSPEEEASLIEMTMTLIEPDGFSGIEMESYPSEVDTSFLGKILKKNTLKSRLTVIGPADQLKTLRRDRNMISALISTSK
- the hxlB gene encoding 6-phospho-3-hexuloisomerase, yielding MKEIHLSECKFLTSSILLMAEHLENVAEKLDKDSVRQMLGDIMSARRIFVMGAGRSGLVGRAFAMRLMHLGFASHVVGETTTPAVSKEDIVIAISGSGQTRSVSDLGKVAKDIGAKLVTITSNKASKLGELSDTVIVLPGRNKDDVGGYVERHMRGEYSYLTPLGTSFETSSSVFLDAIIAELIYITGASEEDLKSRHTNIE
- a CDS encoding pyridoxal phosphate-dependent aminotransferase → MPESKFAQRVLDIDISGIRKMFEGAGPNSINLGLGQPDFDTPQHIKQAAIDAINEGFTGYTAGPGIPELRQALSSKFQKENNFAASADEIIVTSGASEALEIAIASLVDPGDEVLVANPGFVSYNSLVSLMGGRVVPLPLADDLTINPEDVVEKITPKTKAMIINSPANPTGAVQSKSDMKAFAQVADDYGITIISDEVYEHFIYEGEHVSPAQFSDNVITVNAVSKTFSMTGWRIGYVAARKEYTEQMIKVHQYVQACANSIAQKAALAAIEGPMDSVFAMRDEFKARRDMLVDGLNSIGLNCASPKGAFYAFPEVPEGSKSGEIASKLVSNGVIVVPGAAFGDRGEGHIRLSYASSMENLKNALDIMKKVL
- a CDS encoding NOG1 family protein, translating into MIFEKINTVPTADELLDKSFRRATRAMSGKTITGRKTALQANESMVLTAANILTDNLKNIVRRFPTFENLPPFYYELADVMVGVDDMRQSLSRLDWASAKIHEVARDHVGKMRKTRDPLPVRKQCFGRLSSIIGSIDKDLLFLNESRNKLRKLPSVHDEPTIVVAGYPNIGKSSYVTKVTGATPEIAPYPFTTKGVSIGHFFVGHDRYQVLDTPGLLDRPMSDRNEIELQAITALRNLDAVVLFIIDASETCGYEIEDQKRMLEEVRSEFKLPVLVVANKADLPQFRELDYVDMKMSTATNEGVSEVTSTLIEMVKKEIKEKERIKEEKKIMTDDQ